A segment of the Bacillus sp. es.034 genome:
GCATATAAATCACTCCTTAAATTAAAAACGATTAAGAAATAGCAAGAATACCCCAAGCCATGTAAGGACTAGAAAACCTCCTAAAAATAATACCGAAGTAAATGTACCTTTTAATGAAGTGGGTTCCTTGATTTTCACTTCCGTTTTTTGATGTAATTCCGGTTTTCCCATTCCACTCATTCCTTCCATCGATTATTCACTGATTCCATAGTTCAATCATAAGCGGGTACACCTATATGAATCTGTGATAAATGTCACACCTGAAGAGGTGGTTTGTGAAGAAAGTGTGAAATGATTAAAAAATAGGCAATCGGGAGTGTTCATTCTCTTGAACTGATGCATAAGGTGTAGGAATGAAGAGGAAGGTGGCGATCAAATGGAAAAATATTATTGTAAACAATGCTGTCAAATCTTTTCTGATAAGATGATGTGTCCTCAATGCCGGGTGCCGGTCGAAGCGAAGATACACATCGAGGTCCATCATCAGCATGGGAAAAAGAATCATCGATGAGACTTTAAAAACGTGCTGTGCTAAAATAAAGAAGATTCGAATAACAGATAAGGCGGTGGGGAATTTGTTTGCTCCTTCATTTTCACTAAAAGGTAAATTGGCCGTTGTCACAGGTGCCGGCCGGGGAATTGGGCGTGCACTCAGTATTGGATTAGCGGAATCCGGATCCGATGTAGTCCTGTTATCAAGAACCAGGGATGATTTGGAAGAAACGGCGGGTGTAATCGAGAAGCTAGGGAGGAAGGCTCATATCCTCCCGACAGATGTGACATCACGTGACGACATAAACAGGGTGATCACCTACATAGAAAACAATGGCTTGTCCATCGATATCCTGATCAATAATGCCGGGATGAATATACGTTCGGCAGCGCTTTCGGTAACGGATGATGAATGGCAGAAAATCATGAATACGAACTTGAAATCTGCCTTTATGATGAGCCAGGAAGTGGGAAGGCATATGAAAGAGAGGGGCCGGGGGAAAATCATAAACATTGCCTCCGTCGCCGGCCACGTTGCCCTCAGGACCGGGGTCGTATATGCCTCCACGAAAGCAGCCATGATTCAAATGACGAAGGTATTAGCCATGGAATGGGGAAAGTACAATATTAATGTGAACAGTATCGGTCCATGGTATTTCAAGACACCATTAACAAAAGAACTTCTGCAAAATGAAGAGTATGTAAATGATATACTGTCAGTGACTCCTTTGAAAAGGATCGGTGAGCTCGAGGAATTGGTGGGCCCGGCGGTATTCCTTTCATCGGATGCCTCAAACTATATTACCGGACAAACCCTTTATGTAGACGGTGGGATGACGATCAACGGTTTTTGAAATCTTTCAGGATAAAAGGCTAACCTCTCTCTCAAGGTTAGCCTTTTATCTTTTTGCTATTCAATCATTAGTATCACTAAAAAATCGCCAACATTTTCAATGGAAATCGGCAGTTTCAAAGCTTTGTCAAAGCCATACATCTTTGATTGCCCCACAATGACGGTCGGGGGTGTAATATCGAGTGAATGACCGGCTTGGGCAAGAAGAGTAGCAAGATTCCCTGCAATCATATTCCCAAGCTCGCCCGCGAATGACTCAAGCATTTCCCCTTCAAGGGGCATTCCAAACATGGATGCTCCCAAACCTTGAAAGCTCTCTTCTTCACCATCAATGATCATTCTTCCTCTTACGTCACCAGTGAACCCGATGAGTACACCGATCTTATGCTGACTGAACGGCTCCGTCAGCAAAGAGGGTTTTAAAACAGTAACACTCAAAGGGATGACTCCTTTAATCGCTTCTACTGAACTATTAAGTATATCGGTGACACTTTTAGTTAAAATCATGTCGTATCCTCCAGTATTTTGTCACTATAATCATACCATATGAACTAGGAGGAAAGGATGGTATTTTCACACCTTAGTCATACTAAAGGGCTATTTTCCGGGAGGGGTTTATAAAAAAACAATAACCTCACTCCATACATGATTTATGCCATTGTGGAAAAGCTATCCTTATATGGAAGTGTAAGGAGTGGTCGTGCATGCCAAAAATACTCTCAGTGGAAACTGAGATCCCGTCAGTTAAAATCACGCAAAATGAAGCCGCAGAATTTGCAAAGCAACTGTTTTCTTCGAGTTTTAAAGATATAGGACGTCTCATAAATGTGTTTCAAAACGGTGAAATAGAAAGCCGTTACTTCGTAAAAGGTCTGGAGTGGTTTTCCAAGGAGCATACCTTTCAGGAAAAGAACGATGAATTCATCCACTATGCCGTAGAATTGGGGAGTAAAGTGATCCATAAGAGCCTTTCCCGTAATAGGCTCTCAATGGGAGATGTCGATGCCATCATCACCATATCAACGTCTGGTCTATCAACCCCGAGTCTGGAAGCCCGAATCATGAATAGGCTTCCATTCTCTCCCCATACCAAACGAATTCCGATTTGGGGTTTGGGATGTGCAGGGGGGGCGTCAGGATTATCAAGGGCGTATGAGTATTGCTTAGGCTTTCCAAAGGCAAATGTTCTTGTTCTTTCAATCGAACTATGTTCATTGACCTTTCAACACGGAGATCGTTCAAAGAGCAATTTGATTGGGACGTCCCTTTTCGCTGATGGTGTGGCATGTGCCCTTGTCTGCGGGGATGACAGCCCGGCATTAGACGGCGTCAGGCATCCCTTGCCAAAGATCTTTGCCACCCAGTCGACGCTGCTCCAAGATTCCTTGGATGTTATGGGATGGGAAGTGAAGGAAAATGGATTATATGTTGTATTTTCCAAGGACATTCCCACATTGGTGCAAAATTGGCTACGTCCCAATGTAGAGGGATTCATTGAAGCGAACGGGATCGGGCTCCGGGACATTAAGCATTTTGTGGCCCACCCAGGCGGAAAGAAAGTGATTGAGGCATACAGGGATGCTTTAGGAATGGATGAAAGTATGACAACTGAATCAATGAAGGTGTTGAAGGAATATGGGAACATGTCCTCTGTCACGATTCTATATGTCCTCAAAGAATTTATGGAAAAAGGCTGTGAACAGGGGGATATCGGCCTCGGCACTGCTTTGGGACCAGGGTTCAGTTCCGAGCTTTTGTTGATGAGGTGGGAATGATGCTATATTTTGTATTGTTTTTCTCGGTGTTGATGATTCAAAGGCTGGTGGAACTCTATATCGCAAGATCGAATGAAAAGTGGATGAAGGAGCGTGGCGCCAAAGAATACGGACAGGCTCATTATAAGCTGATGGTCGTCATCCATATTGCATTTTTCATTTCCCTGCTCATAGAGGGGGGGATCTTTCACTCAGGGGTCAATCGCTATTGGCCGTTATTGCTTGGTGGTTTTATCCTGACTCAGCTCGGGAGGATCTGGTCGATCGCTTCCCTCGGGAAGTATTGGAACACTAAGATCATCATACTCCCCCAGGCAGAAGTGGTAGCTAAAGGTCCCTATAAACACTTGAAGCATCCAAACTATTTGATTGTAACGCTTGAGTTCCTGATTGTTCCATTGCTATTTCAAGCCTATTGGACCCTTTTCATCTTTGCCTTATTAAATCAATTCATTCTTTCAATCCGAATCCCACTCGAGGAACACGCCTTGAAGGAGGAGACGGAGTATGAGAAGGTCCATCTCAATACGAGGGGATGGATTCCCCTATTCAAAAAAGAAAAATGATTTTCTTATTGAAAATGATTATCAACTTTGATAAGATTCTAATTGAAGATGAAAATTATTCTCAAGTACAAGTATCTTTATAAAAGGGTGGGGACAAGAATGGTATGGTTTTTGATATTGTTTACTGTAGTAGCGTATGGCTTCATGATGAAGTATGTTTTATCGAATGTAATGAAGAATCCGGCACAACGGAAGAACATATCTTCATACCAGACGAACTCGAAATCTTTTGTTCATTCAAACTTAATCGCAACGGAATCAACACGATAAACAGGGCCTTCTTCTTCGGAAGAGGCTTTTTTATTTTGTCTTTTCCCTTCATCCTATCCTTCGCATATACTGTTATCATTCTAAGAATCCCCCTTTCCGGTAGGATTTCGTAGAGAATTTGATTCAAATACGATAAAATAAAAACGTTATCATTCTTCTTAAGTGCAGAAAGGAATTAGATTAGACTATGAGTCAGATTGAACATAAAAGTACACATTTACATACTACGTTAAAACAACTTACGGCTTACTACGACATCTTCCTACAGAACGGGGATGGGGAGAGGGCCGGAAAGGTAGAACGGCTTGCGGAAAAGTTGAACAATCATGAATTAATCCTTGCTTTTTGCGGCCATTTTTCCGCTGGCAAGTCCACGATGATCAACCGGTTGATGGGGGAAGACATCCTTCCATCCAGTCCGATTCCGACCAGTGCGAATTTGGTGAAGGTGCATCACGCACAAACGGACTTTGCGAAAATCCATTATCATCAATCACAGCCATTATACTTTAAGGCGCCGTACGATTTTGAGACTATTAAGGATTTTTGTAAAAACGGGGAAGACGTATACTCTGTAGAAATCGGACGGAAGAGAAGTGACGTACCTGAAGGGGTTTCCGTTTTGGATACCCCGGGA
Coding sequences within it:
- a CDS encoding glucose 1-dehydrogenase; this translates as MFAPSFSLKGKLAVVTGAGRGIGRALSIGLAESGSDVVLLSRTRDDLEETAGVIEKLGRKAHILPTDVTSRDDINRVITYIENNGLSIDILINNAGMNIRSAALSVTDDEWQKIMNTNLKSAFMMSQEVGRHMKERGRGKIINIASVAGHVALRTGVVYASTKAAMIQMTKVLAMEWGKYNINVNSIGPWYFKTPLTKELLQNEEYVNDILSVTPLKRIGELEELVGPAVFLSSDASNYITGQTLYVDGGMTINGF
- a CDS encoding chemotaxis protein CheX — its product is MILTKSVTDILNSSVEAIKGVIPLSVTVLKPSLLTEPFSQHKIGVLIGFTGDVRGRMIIDGEEESFQGLGASMFGMPLEGEMLESFAGELGNMIAGNLATLLAQAGHSLDITPPTVIVGQSKMYGFDKALKLPISIENVGDFLVILMIE
- a CDS encoding 3-oxoacyl-[acyl-carrier-protein] synthase III C-terminal domain-containing protein; this translates as MPKILSVETEIPSVKITQNEAAEFAKQLFSSSFKDIGRLINVFQNGEIESRYFVKGLEWFSKEHTFQEKNDEFIHYAVELGSKVIHKSLSRNRLSMGDVDAIITISTSGLSTPSLEARIMNRLPFSPHTKRIPIWGLGCAGGASGLSRAYEYCLGFPKANVLVLSIELCSLTFQHGDRSKSNLIGTSLFADGVACALVCGDDSPALDGVRHPLPKIFATQSTLLQDSLDVMGWEVKENGLYVVFSKDIPTLVQNWLRPNVEGFIEANGIGLRDIKHFVAHPGGKKVIEAYRDALGMDESMTTESMKVLKEYGNMSSVTILYVLKEFMEKGCEQGDIGLGTALGPGFSSELLLMRWE
- a CDS encoding isoprenylcysteine carboxylmethyltransferase family protein, whose amino-acid sequence is MLYFVLFFSVLMIQRLVELYIARSNEKWMKERGAKEYGQAHYKLMVVIHIAFFISLLIEGGIFHSGVNRYWPLLLGGFILTQLGRIWSIASLGKYWNTKIIILPQAEVVAKGPYKHLKHPNYLIVTLEFLIVPLLFQAYWTLFIFALLNQFILSIRIPLEEHALKEETEYEKVHLNTRGWIPLFKKEK